The bacterium genome includes the window CCAGAATCCAGACAAAAAAGTCTTGTATCTGTATTCTGTGTTCTGGGCACTGGGTTCTGTTTAAGGCAAAAGACCTTCATCGAGGATGATGCTTTGATCCCTCTCCGGGCCTACAGAAACAACGGCAATATCGATTTGAAGGAGCTTTTTTATCCGCTCCAGGTAATACTTGGCTTTCGAAGGAAGCTGCGCATATTCCCTGATATGGGCTATCTCTTGTTTCCAACCCGGTATCTCTTCATAAACTGGTGTACACTCCCTTAATATCTTTAAGGACTGAGGAAATTCGGTTATTAATTCGCCTTTATATTGATAGCCGGTACAGACCAATATGGTCTCCAGATCATTTAAGACATCCAATTTAGTAATAATGAGGGCCTTAAGGCCATTTAAACGGATGGCATATCTTACTGCCACTGTATCAAACCAACCGCATCTCCTTGGTCGGCCGGTTGTGGCCCCATATTCCCTCCCTTTGATCCGCACTTCCTCACTGTGGTATTGACACATCTCAGTAGGGAAAGGCCCGTTACCTACCCTGGTAGTATAAGCCTTGGTTACCCCCAGGACAGCATCTATTTTGGTCGGGCCTACCCCGGCGCCAATACAAGCCCCGCCTGCAATCGGATTAGAAGAAGTTACATAAGGGTAAGTTCCGTAATCCACATCAAGGAGAGTTCCCTGGGCCCCTTCAAATAATACTGTCTTACCTTCATCTATGGCCTGATTAACCAGGACACTGGTGTCAGTTGCATATTTACCCATCAGGCCGGTGTAGACCAGAAAATCTTTTTCGATCTGGCTGGGATCAAATCCTTCTTGCCCGTAAGCATTTTTGAAAATAGAATTTTTTTCAAGCAGATTCCGGTTTAATCTCTCCTTCAGGTCATCTTTATCCAATAAATCGACCACTCTTATGCCGACTCGATCCGCCTTATCCGCATAAGTTGGTCCTATGCCCCGTCTGGTGGTCCCAATGCCCCCCTTTCCCTCTGATTCCTCTCTCATTACATCAAACCGGACATGGTAGGGCATAATAAGATGGGCATTCTGGCTTATGTAAAGCCGGCCATCGACTTGAATCCCTTTCTTTTTTAAAAACTCTATTTCATCTTGTAAGGCTTTGGGATTAATAACTACGCCGGATCCAATAACACAACACTTTTCCGCATGCAGGATACCAGAAGGGATAAGGTGCAGGATAATCTCTTCTCCCCCTACCCTCACGGTATGGCCTGCATTGTCGCCGCCTTGATAGCGGATAACCATATCTACCCGGTCGGTTAAAAGATCAATAATCTTCCCCTTGCCTTCATCCCCCCACTGAGTTCCCACTATAATGAAAACCATAATACCTCGCCATCATCAGCCAATAGCCAAATAGCCAATAGCCCATAGGCAATAGCCCATAGGCAATAGCCAATAGCCAATAGCCCATAGGCAATAGCCAATAGCCAATAGCCCATAGGCAATAGCCAATAGCCAATAGCCCATAGGCAATAGCCAATAGCCAATAGCCCATAGGCAATAGCCTCTTTGGTCCCTTTGGTCCCTTTAGTCCTTTTGGTCCCTTTGGTCCCTTTAGTCCTTTTGGTCCCTTTGGGTTAAAGAGCCAATAGCCTATTGACTCTTTGTCTATCATAACTTATATTTCCAGCCTTGTCAAGGGAAAATTTAGCCTTACGCTGGAATGTCCTTCGAATTAATAAGCACCTCCCGCGGTTTGCTGCCGTCAGGGGGGCCGACTACCCCTTTTTCTTCTAAGAGATCAACCAGCCTGGCCGCTCGATTGTAGCCGATCTTAAGCCTTCGCTGAAGCATAGAAACAGATGCCTGTCTGGTTTCCACGACCATTCTAAGGGCCCGGTCAAAAAGCTCATCTTCTTCTTCGTCACTGAAATCTTTGGTGGAAGAAAGATCAGCCTTAAATATTTCATGTTCTTCTATTTCTTGTTCTGGTTTCTCTCTCGGCGCCTGCTGTTTAACATAATCTACAATCCGGTTAACCTCGACCGCCGAGATGAAGGAACCTTGAACCCGCACCGGTTTTGGCGCCCCGGCAGGAAAGAAAAGCATGTCACCCTGGCCCAAAAGTTTTTCCGCCCCCCCTGCATCCAGGATGGTTCTGGAATCCACCTTGGATGATACCTGAAAGGCAATTCTGGAGGGGAGATTAGCCTTGATCACCCCGGTGATGACATTCACACTGGGTCTTTGAGTAGCCAGGACCAAATGGATGCCTACGGCCCTGGCCATTTGGGCCAACCGGAAGATGGCCTCTTCACAGTCGGCGCGAGCTACTACCATCAAATCGGCGAATTCATCTACAATGGCCACAATAAAGGGGAGCTTATTTGGCCCTTCTGCCTTCTCTTCTGAAGCGATTTTTTCATTATAACCGGCTATGTCTCTCACCCCCTCCTGAGCCAGGATCTCATATCGCCTTTCCATTTCCTTAACCAGCCAGTTCAGGGCAATGGCTGCCCTCTTTGGTTCAGTTACTACCCGGGTCATAAGGTGAGGGATGTCATTGTAGCCGCTCAATTCGACTACCTTGGGATCAATCATCAACATCTCTACCTCCTCTGGAGAGGCATTGTAAAGAAGACTGGTTACAATTGTGTTGATGCAGACACTCTTGCCTGAACCGGTAGTCCCGGCGATCAAAAGGTGAGGCATTTTAGCCAGATCAGCCACTACCGGAGTTCCGGAGATGTCTTTACCCAAGGCAATGGTCAGCTTGGATTTGGAGCGTTTAAACTCTTCGGAAACTAAGACTTCTTTTAAATAAACCGGAGTGGCCTCCTGATTGGGGATTTCAATCCCTACCGCCTGCTTGCCAGGGATAGGCGCCTCGATTCTGACACTCCTAGCGGCCAGGGCCAGGGCTATATCATCGGCCAGATTGACAATGGTGCTAACCTTTACCCCTGTAGCCGGCTGAAGTTCATATCTGGTTAAGACAGGCCCTTTACTCACCTGAATAACCCTGGCTTTGATCCCAAAATCAGATAGCTTTTCCTCTAATAATCTGGAATTAGCCAGGAGGTCTTCTTTTATTTCTTGACCTGAGGGTCGGCTGCTGCCCTTCAAGAAGGAAAGGGGCGGAATTCTGTAGGGAGCAGATATTATTCCCTCACCAAATGGCGGCAGTTTTTCCTCTTCTTCAAATTCTTCCACCTCCTTGGGAAGGATAATTTGCGGAGCAGATAAAGGTAATTCCCGGGATGGGGCAGCGGCCATCTCCGGTTGGGTAGTTCTTTTAGGGGGAGGTTCTAAGATAGATTCGAGGCCGGATTTTTGTTCTAAAACAGGTCCTGTCCAGGGTTCAGCAGCCGGCTTTCTCTCCGGGGTCTTGATTTTATCTGATTTAGAGCCAACACCTTCTATCAG containing:
- a CDS encoding DNA translocase FtsK, which codes for MKDSRKTPVLDEALGLTLLGIAAFILLSLINYSPDDTLLYTSRPNEPVRNYAGIGGAYLSWGLFTFLGWGSYLISLIMVLWGWNRFRGIKERLFGFKIPGLLLLLIFSPTIFSLPYTLIEGTTETSQLAGGLVGAKTAYLLKSYFHNVSYLIAGLCLALGFILATNLSLFAFILHLKEAASKLIEGVGSKSDKIKTPERKPAAEPWTGPVLEQKSGLESILEPPPKRTTQPEMAAAPSRELPLSAPQIILPKEVEEFEEEEKLPPFGEGIISAPYRIPPLSFLKGSSRPSGQEIKEDLLANSRLLEEKLSDFGIKARVIQVSKGPVLTRYELQPATGVKVSTIVNLADDIALALAARSVRIEAPIPGKQAVGIEIPNQEATPVYLKEVLVSEEFKRSKSKLTIALGKDISGTPVVADLAKMPHLLIAGTTGSGKSVCINTIVTSLLYNASPEEVEMLMIDPKVVELSGYNDIPHLMTRVVTEPKRAAIALNWLVKEMERRYEILAQEGVRDIAGYNEKIASEEKAEGPNKLPFIVAIVDEFADLMVVARADCEEAIFRLAQMARAVGIHLVLATQRPSVNVITGVIKANLPSRIAFQVSSKVDSRTILDAGGAEKLLGQGDMLFFPAGAPKPVRVQGSFISAVEVNRIVDYVKQQAPREKPEQEIEEHEIFKADLSSTKDFSDEEEDELFDRALRMVVETRQASVSMLQRRLKIGYNRAARLVDLLEEKGVVGPPDGSKPREVLINSKDIPA
- a CDS encoding adenylosuccinate synthase, which encodes MMVFIIVGTQWGDEGKGKIIDLLTDRVDMVIRYQGGDNAGHTVRVGGEEIILHLIPSGILHAEKCCVIGSGVVINPKALQDEIEFLKKKGIQVDGRLYISQNAHLIMPYHVRFDVMREESEGKGGIGTTRRGIGPTYADKADRVGIRVVDLLDKDDLKERLNRNLLEKNSIFKNAYGQEGFDPSQIEKDFLVYTGLMGKYATDTSVLVNQAIDEGKTVLFEGAQGTLLDVDYGTYPYVTSSNPIAGGACIGAGVGPTKIDAVLGVTKAYTTRVGNGPFPTEMCQYHSEEVRIKGREYGATTGRPRRCGWFDTVAVRYAIRLNGLKALIITKLDVLNDLETILVCTGYQYKGELITEFPQSLKILRECTPVYEEIPGWKQEIAHIREYAQLPSKAKYYLERIKKLLQIDIAVVSVGPERDQSIILDEGLLP